Genomic DNA from Acidimicrobiia bacterium:
GGCCGATGTCTGAGGCGGCCACCGCGGCCCCCGAGACGTTCGGGGACGTGACGGGGGAGTACCTCGCCATGAAACGAGCAGCGGCGCTCGTCGAGGGCCGCCTCGAGGTCACCCGCGTCACCGGCCCCGACACGGTGCGCTTCCTCGACGGTCTCTTGTCGCAGGCGATCGAGCCGCTCCCGGCCGGCGGTGCCGCCCGTTCGCTGCTGCTGGCACCACAGGGCAAGCTCCGGGCCATGCTGTGGGTGCTGCGAGCAGGCGACGGGGTCCGCCTCGTCTCCGATGGGGGGCGCGGCGAGGTCGTGCGCAACGACCTCAACCGCTTCAGGATCCGCGTCGACGCCACCGTCGAGGCGGGCACCCCTGTTGTCGAGGTGTGGGGGCCCGCCGGCGCCGACGTGCTCGCCGAGGCGGGGCTGGCTGCGCCGGCGTCCGGCACCTGGCAGGAGGAGGGCGGCATGGTCGCCAACCTGCCGCTGCTGTCGTCGTCTCTGCCGAGATTCGTCGTCGACGCCGCCCACGCCGAGTGCATCATCTCGGCGGGAGCGGTGCGGGCCGGATCGCTGGCTGTCGACGCGGTACGCATCGAGGCGGGCGAGCCGGCTGTCGGCGTCGACGTCGACGAGACGACGATCCCGCAAGAGGCGGGCGTGGTGGCTGCTTCGGTCGACTTCACCAAGGGCTGCTACCTGGGCCAGGAGCTCGTAGCCAGGATCGACTCGCGGGGGCACGTCAACCGGCACCTGAGGGGACTCGTCATCGCCGAGAACGTGATACCTCCTCTCGGAGCGGAAGTGGTCGCCGACGGCAAGGAAGTCGGGACTCTCACGTCTACCGCCGAGTCTCTCGACCTGCGTGCCCCCATCGCCTTGGCGCTCGTGCGCCGCGAGGTCGAGCCCGGTGCGGTGGTTGACATCGTCTGGCAGAGGGGACACGTCAAGGCGCACGTCCGCGCCCTTCCCCTCGTCGGTTGATGCAGGGGCGCCTGTGACCATGCACGTGCGGATGCGACGCCGACTGCTCGCCATCGGGCTCGCCGCCACCGTGCTGGCCGGATGCTCCGGATCGACGGAAGGCAAGTTCGGGGGGGACCTCTACGCGACGTCGTGCGCACGGTGCCACGCCCCAGACGGCGCCGGAGGCATCGGCCCGCCGCTGGGCCCCGGTTCGGAGGCCTCAGACCTCACCGA
This window encodes:
- a CDS encoding glycine cleavage T C-terminal barrel domain-containing protein produces the protein MSEAATAAPETFGDVTGEYLAMKRAAALVEGRLEVTRVTGPDTVRFLDGLLSQAIEPLPAGGAARSLLLAPQGKLRAMLWVLRAGDGVRLVSDGGRGEVVRNDLNRFRIRVDATVEAGTPVVEVWGPAGADVLAEAGLAAPASGTWQEEGGMVANLPLLSSSLPRFVVDAAHAECIISAGAVRAGSLAVDAVRIEAGEPAVGVDVDETTIPQEAGVVAASVDFTKGCYLGQELVARIDSRGHVNRHLRGLVIAENVIPPLGAEVVADGKEVGTLTSTAESLDLRAPIALALVRREVEPGAVVDIVWQRGHVKAHVRALPLVG
- a CDS encoding cytochrome c, producing the protein MRRRLLAIGLAATVLAGCSGSTEGKFGGDLYATSCARCHAPDGAGGIGPPLGPGSEASDLTDAQLRETVRVGPGTMPSFARLSDAQLDSLVEFIRSLD